The following nucleotide sequence is from Atribacterota bacterium.
AGCTTTAAAATATTTGCCTGCTATGATAATCACTTTGATTCTTGTAATGTTATTTCCTCAATTGGTTTTGTGGTTACCTAGTTTATTGGATTAGTTAAAAAATTATTATTCAATTAATATGTATTTTAAGGAAAACATCAGAAATTTTGTATATAACAAATTGATTTAGTCCCAAATTTACCAAACCAAAAATATTCACAGAAAATTTTAGAAAGGGATAAAATAACATGAATGTTCCGATAGGAGTAATAACAAATTTTTTTGCTATATTTTTAGGAGGATTAATTGGTGCTATAAATTATCGCTGGATTCCTGACAAGATTAAGGTCTTACTGCCTTCAATATTCGGAGGTTGTGGGTTAGCTCTCGGTATCACCTTTATTGTGAAGGTGGTCAATCTTCCACCTGTTATCTTGGCATTGATCATTGGCACAATTATTGGACAGAGTCTGAATATTGAAGATAAGCTAACAAACTTTTCGATGCGACTACAAACAAAACTACAAAAAGGGAGCAAGAAAGTAGACGAAGAACTAATAGCACGTTTTGTTACATTGTTAGTGTTATTTAGTGCTGGTAATGGCATTATCTTGGGCTCTCTTTATGAAGGTATGACAGGTGACACAACTCTTTTAATGGTTAAATCTATTCTTGATTTTTTTACTGCCATAATATTTGCCACTTCTATAGGATACTTAGTTATGTTCATCAGTATTCCTACTTTAGTTGTGGGAATGACCTTATTTTATCTCGCTACAATAATTTTACCAAACATTAGCGATGTTATGACTGCAGATTTTGCCGCTGGTGGTGGCATTCTTACTATGTTCATCGGATTACGCATGATGGAAGTTAAAAAACTACCCGTTGCCAATATGATACCGGCGATTATACTATTTATGCCCTTTTCCTATTTATGGACCCTATTTTTTTAAAATATTTGATGACAATGTATATTAATGAATTAAATTAATCAGAAGGAGGAAATAGCAATGAAGTACGAAAAAGGATTTGATGTTATTATTTGTGGAGGTGGGACTTCAGGAGCAGCCGCTGCAATTTCTTCAGCAAGAGCCGGAGCTAAAACCCTTTTAATAGAGAGGCTTGGAGCTTTAGGTGGTCAAATGAATGTTTCTGGACCACCAGGATTTTCATATGCTTGGTTATTCAATCAGCGAGGTGAGCAGATTATTGCCGGCATTGTGGAAGAGACACACAATAGATTACTTAAAGAAGGACATGCCCTACCCCATAATCATAGTAAATATAGAGAGGGATCTGGATATACTTTTTCTTATGTTGATCCTGATTGGTGGGGACTTTTAATATTTAATATGATGGAGGAAAATGGAGTAACCTTATTACTACATTCCTTAGTTGTAGATGTAATAAAAGAAGAGAATAAAGTTACCGGAGTAGTTGTTGAAAACGCTAATGGTAGAGTGGAAATCATGGGCAAAATAGTTATTGATTGTACTGGTGAAGGTTATATTGCTTCTAGAGCGGGAGCGCCTTGGGAGATGGTTCCCAGAGAAGAGATACAACCACATACCTTAGCTTTCACATGTGATGGAATTGATTGGGATGAATTTTTAGCTTATGTTAGAGCAAATCCAAGAGAGTTTTATGGTGTTGAAAATGTCATTGGTAGAACAAAAGATGAGATGTATGAGATTCTTAGTAAAGCAAATAACATCATAGACTTGGGAGAGATGAGAGGCTTCTTCTCAATCTTAAAGAATGTCCTTGCCAAAGGAGAATGGCCTGAAACCACAGGTATGGGTTTCTTCATAATGCCTAAGGGGGATGATCAGAATAGAAAAATATTAGCCCATTTCCAGCATTCATCACAAGTTGCCGGACGTTCTCCCGATGATGCATGGGATCTCACCTATTGTGAAGTTGAGTGCAGAAAACAAATCCAGATGGCTTTCAAATGTTTCAAAAAATATGTTCCTGGTTTCCAAAATATGTATATTACTAGAATTTGCCCTGAGCTCAGAATTCGCGAAGGCAGAAGAATCATGGGTGATTATTATTTAACAAGTGAAGATGTTGGCGATGCTAAGAAATTCCCAGATGTTATTGGTAAGAGTGGTTTTGCAGCTGGAGGACATCATGTTGCTACTACAGATACAATAACAACTGACATTCGCTATCGCCCTAAAGATGGCGGTTCACACGACATTCCTTATAGATGTTTAGTGCCGAAAAAAGTTGAAAATCTGTTGATTGCTGGTAAGGCTATTTCAACTGATAGGGATGCCTATCATCGATTTTTACAACAGACCATGGTAACTGGACAGGCAGCGGGAGTTGCAGCAGCGTTATGTGCAAAATATAGTATTTCACCAAGAAATCTAGAAAAAGATGTTTCTGAGTTACAGAAAATACTCCTGGAGCAAGGTGCAATATTATACGGTACTTACTAATGTAGATAATTTTTGTTTTATAAATCAAACAGAGATAGTGACAGAAAGCAAAGAAATATTTTTTAAAATTATATTTATAGCATATAGGCTGAACAGAGGCTCTTCTTAAATATGTAATTCTGTTCAGTCTATATGCAATCTATAATATCATAATTTATAATTAACATACGAGTTAATATATTATTTTAAATAGCCTATTCAATATAGTAATTAAAATTCATTAATAGAGACAGAACTAAAGGTAATCTATTGAGGAACTCATTATAGCAATAGTTTTTTGAAAAAAAGACTTTTATTGCCACCATTATTTATGAATACTCATTCTTATAGTAGAAGATTAGATTATATAATTATTCAATTACGATTCATATCATATTCTTGTTTAGAGATAAAGCGTCCACCAGTAATGTCTTCTGATAGATGGTTATAATTTTTATCAAATTTAATGGTTAAGCCGATTTTGTTAGGACATGATGCACCTATTAATTCTTTTCTGAAAAGAAAGGCAGGACCTTCTTCTTGATAGGTTGGAGTAAGTTCATGTTTTTTTTGAATTACTGTCCTGAATTTTTCACCACATTGGTCACATTGAGTAAAGATCCATATTAATTCATCAGAATGATTGTTTCTTTTACTAAACATTTTTCTAATAGATAGAAAGCTCATAGCACAAAACACCTCCAGGGGTAAAAATTTTCTATGTTTTATGATTATTCTACCATAGTAAGAAACATTTTATAGATTGTTCTAGAAGCTTATAAAAATGATCTTTTTGTTTAAGCATCAATGTTTATCAATAAGGGATCTATGGTAAAATAAAACCTTTGTTAGTTCATTATAACTTTTTAATGGAGAACTGGTAAGCAAACCAATATTTTTCTTACTTATTAGCATAGCATATTTATTAAAGAGATTTTTTAATAAGCAAATATTTTAATAAAGTGTTGATAATTTTTTATTGAAATACTAATATAAGAATATTATATAATATACATTATTATGAAATATTAAAAGATATTAGAAAAGGAGTAGAAAATGCAGGAATTTTTAGAGAAACAATTTCAGCTTTCTAAAAATGGCACTAATGTAAAAACAGAAGTTATTGCCGGATTTACAACTTTTATGACTATGGCTTACATCATTTTTGTCAACCCATCTATTCTTAGTGATGCAGGTATGCCCTGGAATGGTGTCTTTATTGCTACCATTATGGGTATCATTCTGGGAACAGTATGTATGGCTTTATTAACCAATTATCCTTTTGCTCTAGCCTCTGGCATGGGCTTAAATGCCTTTTTTGCTTATTCAGTCGTGATTGGTATGGGAGTCAGCTGGCAGATTGCTCTGGGTATTGTTTTCCTGGAGGGGATTTTATTTATTATTCTTAGTGTTACCCCCATTAGAGAGATAATTATTAATTGTATACCAATGGGATTAAAATCTTCTATCAGTGCAGGTATTGGACTTTTCATTGCTTTTATTGGTTTACAGAATGCTGGCCTGGTTATAAAAGATGATGCGACACTGGTGGCACTTGGTGATATAATTAGTGGTCCAGGGATAGTTGCTATTTCTGGTTTAGTGATTATGGGAGTTTTGCATACTTTAAAAATCAAAGGTTCAATGCTTTGGGGAATTTTAGGTGCCACTATTATAGGCTATCTTCCTGGATTGAATGTTACCCCACCCTTTCAAGGCTTAGTTGCAGCACCCCAGTTTAGTGACTGGAATGAGGTATTATTAAAAATGGATATTAGGGGAGCTTTGGATTTTTCTTTGATAGCAGTTATTTTCTCCTTCTTATTTGTAGATTTATTTGATACTGCCGGGACTCTGGTAGGGGTAAGTGCTCAGGCGGGATATCTGGATAAAGATGGTAATTTACCAAAAGCAAGCCAGGCTTTATTAGCAGATGCCATTGGAACAGCTGGAGGCGCTATTTTTGGTACCAGCACTGTAACTACTTATATTGAATCAGCATCTGGTGTTTCTGAAGGAGGAAGAACTGGCTTAACCGGCATTGTAGTAGCAATTCTATTTTTATTATCTCTTTTTTTAAAACCTCTGGTAGGAATTGTGCCAGGAGCAGCTACTGCTCCTGCTTTAATTGTTGTGGGTACTATGATGATTGGTAATATCTTGAATATTAAATGGGAAGATTTTTCAGAAGCGTTGCCAGCTTTCGTATGCTTAATTACCATTCCCATGACCTATTCAATTGCTAATGGGATAGCCCTTGGTTTTATTACTTATCCTTTGATTAAGCTGTTAAGTGGGAGAGGGAAAGAAGTGCACAGTCTGGTTTATATCTTGGGCATCCTTTTTGTTCTAAAGTTTATATGGCTCTAAAATAGCTTGATTCTATAATCTTATTATTTATAATTTAAAAAATTAAGAAATCGATAGTTGGAATAAATAAAAGAGTATCTACTTCTACTATAGAAACTCTGCTTTATTCCAACTTATTTTTATTTGAATATTTTAAATAATAAATAAGAAATATTTTCCTATAAAAATAAATAGAAGTGAAACAGTTAAGATATAAATAATTGTAGTAATGTATATTACACCAAAGCATTATTTAAACTGAGGATAATGATATGAATTTATGGCAAATTGGTCTAATTTTAATTACTGGTATAATAGCTGGATTTATTAATACCTTGGGGGGAGGCGGGTCGTTGCTCACCATGCCTATGCTAATTTTTTTAGGATTACCAGCAGCAGAAGCTAATGGGACAAACCGTATTGCCATATTTATTCAAGGGATTGTGGGAATTGGTAGTTTTCGCAGTAAGGGATATTTTTATCCCAAGATTAGTATTATTTTAGGTTTACCAGCAATTCTCGGGTCAATATTAGGTGCAAAAACAGCTATTTCCATTTCTGGAGAATTGTTTGAAAAGATACTCGGTATGGTAATGATTTTTGTGTTAATTATAATATTGACACGTCCTGAAAAAAGATTTATTCAAAAAATTGAAGGTGAAAATTGGAGCAATCTTAGACTAGTTATTGCTATATTAGCTTTTTTCGGAGTCGGTTTTTATGGTGGTTTTATACAAGCTGGTGTAGGCTTTATTATTATTGTAGTTCTGACCCTTATCACTGGTATGTCTTTAGTAAAGGTGAATTGCTTAAAAATTTTTATAACATTTATTTTTACCGTATCTTCACTAATTGTATTTACTATTAATAGTCAAGTTAATCTCTTACTGGGATTAACTCTGGCTGCTGGTAGTGCTATTGGTGCTTATTTCGGGAGCATTGTTGCCATTTCTAAGGGTGATAGATGGATTAGAATTTTTCTGATTATTACTATATTAGCAATGACTGCCCAATTATGGGGACTATTTGACTTCATTAATATATAATTATTTATCATAGTAATTTATTGAAGTTTTCTTATTAGCTTCTTAAATTACCTATATTAAAAGAGAAATGTCAAAAGAACAGTAAATCGAAAAAACTAATATTAAGGAGTGGTTCATGCGACCTTTTGATTCCCAGTCTTATCCATACCCTTCTCAAAGGAGAGTTGTTTTTGCCAGAAATGGAATGGTTGCTACTTCTCAACCCCTGGCTGCACAGGCTGGCTTGGAAATACTTAGACAGGGTGGTAATGCTATTGATGCTGCTATAGCTACAGCAGCTTGCCTTACAGTAGTTGAACCTACTTCCAATGGTATAGGAGGAGATGCATTTGCTCTCATTTGGAGTCAAAATAAACTTCATGGTTTGAATTGCAGTGGTCCAGCACCGAAATCTATCTCATCAGAACTGTTAAGGAAAGAAGGATATCATAATATTCCTGCTTTTGGCTTGATACCGGTAACAGTACCCGGAGTTCCAGCAGCATGGGCTGAGCTTTCCAGAAAATTTGGCAACCTTCCTTTTTCTAAAGTTCTTACAC
It contains:
- a CDS encoding NCS2 family permease gives rise to the protein MQEFLEKQFQLSKNGTNVKTEVIAGFTTFMTMAYIIFVNPSILSDAGMPWNGVFIATIMGIILGTVCMALLTNYPFALASGMGLNAFFAYSVVIGMGVSWQIALGIVFLEGILFIILSVTPIREIIINCIPMGLKSSISAGIGLFIAFIGLQNAGLVIKDDATLVALGDIISGPGIVAISGLVIMGVLHTLKIKGSMLWGILGATIIGYLPGLNVTPPFQGLVAAPQFSDWNEVLLKMDIRGALDFSLIAVIFSFLFVDLFDTAGTLVGVSAQAGYLDKDGNLPKASQALLADAIGTAGGAIFGTSTVTTYIESASGVSEGGRTGLTGIVVAILFLLSLFLKPLVGIVPGAATAPALIVVGTMMIGNILNIKWEDFSEALPAFVCLITIPMTYSIANGIALGFITYPLIKLLSGRGKEVHSLVYILGILFVLKFIWL
- a CDS encoding FAD-dependent oxidoreductase — its product is MKYEKGFDVIICGGGTSGAAAAISSARAGAKTLLIERLGALGGQMNVSGPPGFSYAWLFNQRGEQIIAGIVEETHNRLLKEGHALPHNHSKYREGSGYTFSYVDPDWWGLLIFNMMEENGVTLLLHSLVVDVIKEENKVTGVVVENANGRVEIMGKIVIDCTGEGYIASRAGAPWEMVPREEIQPHTLAFTCDGIDWDEFLAYVRANPREFYGVENVIGRTKDEMYEILSKANNIIDLGEMRGFFSILKNVLAKGEWPETTGMGFFIMPKGDDQNRKILAHFQHSSQVAGRSPDDAWDLTYCEVECRKQIQMAFKCFKKYVPGFQNMYITRICPELRIREGRRIMGDYYLTSEDVGDAKKFPDVIGKSGFAAGGHHVATTDTITTDIRYRPKDGGSHDIPYRCLVPKKVENLLIAGKAISTDRDAYHRFLQQTMVTGQAAGVAAALCAKYSISPRNLEKDVSELQKILLEQGAILYGTY
- a CDS encoding sulfite exporter TauE/SafE family protein — encoded protein: MNLWQIGLILITGIIAGFINTLGGGGSLLTMPMLIFLGLPAAEANGTNRIAIFIQGIVGIGSFRSKGYFYPKISIILGLPAILGSILGAKTAISISGELFEKILGMVMIFVLIIILTRPEKRFIQKIEGENWSNLRLVIAILAFFGVGFYGGFIQAGVGFIIIVVLTLITGMSLVKVNCLKIFITFIFTVSSLIVFTINSQVNLLLGLTLAAGSAIGAYFGSIVAISKGDRWIRIFLIITILAMTAQLWGLFDFINI
- a CDS encoding DUF554 domain-containing protein — encoded protein: MNVPIGVITNFFAIFLGGLIGAINYRWIPDKIKVLLPSIFGGCGLALGITFIVKVVNLPPVILALIIGTIIGQSLNIEDKLTNFSMRLQTKLQKGSKKVDEELIARFVTLLVLFSAGNGIILGSLYEGMTGDTTLLMVKSILDFFTAIIFATSIGYLVMFISIPTLVVGMTLFYLATIILPNISDVMTADFAAGGGILTMFIGLRMMEVKKLPVANMIPAIILFMPFSYLWTLFF